The Bacillus sp. Y1 genome has a window encoding:
- a CDS encoding GH32 C-terminal domain-containing protein, giving the protein MSLLYDLSLNEGKGHVTKEGVRGNLLPIEYVFNQARYKESCSPKWVTSSLGGYALDFDGYSTYIKDKAIEVNGSFTIATVITPRCFEACHGKVSTTIIDQLDKEKKKGFALSLYQHGEVQFEIGNGSRIHMIRSNEQLELFKKSLITATFNQETNRMSIYINSQGVMCEGIDGCKNADLPLSIGLNNTPFKISDVFKAGMFSGLIDFIQIYDEAWSAEMVQSNFTEIQDQLSLDFKIIDLDERKISDDIHRPQYHAIPPQHWMNEPHAPFYYKGKYHLFYQKNATGPYFSNLHWGHWTSDDMVFWENEKTALFPQRGELTPSGVWSGSATIGPGGIPYLFYTSANLAKKYNQGVAIARPKNIEDIHLVDWVMDPHGAITQTDKQGMPSQFRDPFVWKDDKEEKWYLIIGGGVEEKGPTAWIYESADCENWQFKGDFFTVDIKDLPNLGTNWELPVLLPVSDDKGNTKYLFLFMSYFNKKSTYQVDTYYYLGEFDKNSLRFIPDSPEPQLMDYGKFKFSGPSGFVDPVTKKTIVFSILQGNRNEQEEYDSGWAHNAGLPIEVYLENNELRVKPLENLVALRNKVLVNEADKPLVEINGKLKDIKGKMLEVFVEFEYTERLVGVECKKDPTNQEKTSLIYDKKNKQVWLDRSKSSLEREGDIQGGFLDIEKGFSAHIYLDHSAIECYLNNEKMISSRVYPTLKNSDYISLIGEEDIRIKSIKVFELKSIWKKET; this is encoded by the coding sequence ATGAGTTTACTATATGACCTCAGCCTGAATGAGGGAAAGGGACATGTAACCAAAGAAGGGGTTCGAGGCAATCTGTTACCTATTGAATATGTCTTTAATCAGGCAAGGTATAAGGAAAGTTGTTCCCCGAAGTGGGTCACGTCTTCACTTGGAGGTTACGCTTTAGATTTTGACGGATATTCCACGTATATAAAGGATAAAGCAATAGAAGTAAATGGATCCTTCACGATAGCTACGGTAATTACTCCCCGTTGTTTTGAAGCTTGTCATGGAAAAGTATCTACCACAATCATTGATCAATTAGATAAAGAGAAGAAAAAAGGATTTGCGTTAAGCCTTTATCAGCACGGGGAAGTCCAATTTGAAATAGGGAATGGGAGCCGAATACATATGATTAGGAGTAATGAACAACTGGAATTGTTCAAGAAATCACTAATTACGGCTACCTTTAACCAAGAAACCAATCGGATGTCGATTTATATTAATTCACAAGGAGTCATGTGTGAAGGAATTGATGGATGTAAGAATGCTGATCTTCCATTATCAATCGGATTAAATAATACCCCTTTTAAAATCAGCGATGTTTTTAAGGCTGGAATGTTTTCAGGGCTAATCGACTTTATACAGATTTATGATGAAGCTTGGTCAGCGGAAATGGTTCAAAGTAACTTTACTGAGATTCAAGATCAGCTTTCACTTGATTTTAAGATCATCGATCTTGATGAAAGGAAAATTTCAGATGATATTCATCGGCCGCAATATCATGCGATACCGCCACAGCACTGGATGAATGAACCCCATGCTCCATTTTATTACAAGGGAAAGTATCACTTGTTTTATCAGAAAAATGCAACCGGGCCTTATTTCTCGAATTTGCATTGGGGACATTGGACAAGTGATGACATGGTTTTTTGGGAAAATGAAAAAACAGCTTTATTTCCACAAAGGGGTGAATTAACGCCATCAGGGGTGTGGTCTGGTTCAGCTACCATTGGTCCAGGGGGCATTCCGTATCTGTTTTATACCTCCGCTAACTTGGCTAAGAAATATAACCAGGGAGTTGCCATCGCTCGCCCGAAAAATATAGAGGATATCCACCTAGTGGATTGGGTAATGGACCCACACGGTGCCATTACCCAAACGGATAAACAAGGAATGCCTTCTCAATTCAGGGATCCATTTGTCTGGAAGGATGATAAGGAAGAGAAATGGTACCTCATTATAGGCGGTGGAGTAGAAGAGAAAGGGCCAACAGCCTGGATTTATGAATCTGCTGATTGTGAAAATTGGCAGTTTAAAGGGGACTTTTTTACAGTAGACATAAAGGACCTTCCTAATTTAGGAACAAATTGGGAGCTTCCTGTTTTACTACCGGTGTCTGACGATAAAGGAAATACCAAGTATCTCTTTCTATTCATGAGTTATTTTAACAAGAAATCAACATACCAAGTGGATACTTATTATTATCTTGGAGAGTTCGATAAGAACAGCCTAAGGTTCATTCCAGATTCCCCTGAACCCCAATTGATGGATTACGGAAAGTTTAAATTTAGCGGACCAAGTGGATTTGTTGATCCCGTTACGAAGAAAACTATTGTTTTCTCTATTCTTCAAGGTAACCGAAATGAGCAGGAAGAATACGATTCTGGTTGGGCCCATAATGCGGGACTTCCTATTGAAGTGTATTTAGAAAATAATGAACTCAGAGTGAAACCTTTAGAAAATCTGGTAGCACTAAGAAATAAAGTACTGGTAAATGAAGCGGATAAACCATTAGTTGAAATAAATGGAAAACTTAAAGATATAAAAGGAAAGATGCTTGAGGTTTTTGTGGAATTCGAATATACGGAGAGATTAGTAGGGGTTGAGTGTAAAAAGGATCCTACGAATCAAGAAAAAACAAGCCTTATCTATGATAAGAAAAACAAGCAAGTTTGGCTCGACCGAAGCAAAAGTAGTTTGGAACGTGAAGGTGATATCCAGGGAGGCTTCCTTGATATTGAAAAAGGCTTTTCTGCACATATTTATTTGGATCACTCGGCCATTGAATGCTATCTAAATAACGAAAAAATGATTTCAAGCAGAGTATATCCCACATTAAAAAATAGTGATTATATCTCTTTAATTGGTGAGGAAGATATCAGGATCAAATCAATTAAAGTCTTTGAGTTGAAATCAATTTGGAAAAAGGAGACTTAA
- a CDS encoding ABC transporter substrate-binding protein yields the protein MRKIVSLFMIFVLVIALAACSNSTNQVDSSKNADSGDEVKELKVWVHVPADEPEGLNYDLRAKEFEEAHENVKVTVEHIVKTGEGSGYNDRLNAAITTGDLPDVITLESVHTASYVDSDLLLPLDENLDQATIDSYLDAIVNAGSVGDHLYALQSFDLSSPVFYNPDIFKAAGIEIPADENGNWTLDLAWNYDEFIKNAKILKDFMGQEPVHMFPDNSGWQMYAHSPIIFSNNGQLVGENGLDTDGYLNSKQTMEAFKFMETLFREGIVSPTVRENAFALEKAAISFEGPWMIDVLTKEYPDLNWSLMPYPYGKEGHQSAPHGSWYVAATKATKYPELTSELVAHLTNKDSAKAMEEAAGLIPGHEELLASSEKYSEYPRKLMLDQLVETEHVKPKSPIFPVLEDVLGDIVEGIALETDSVENLVEDAIEKAEREAARFK from the coding sequence ATGAGGAAAATTGTTAGCCTTTTCATGATTTTTGTACTAGTTATTGCTTTGGCAGCCTGTTCCAACTCTACTAATCAAGTAGACTCAAGTAAGAATGCAGATTCAGGAGATGAAGTAAAAGAATTAAAAGTATGGGTACATGTTCCTGCAGATGAGCCAGAGGGCTTAAACTATGATTTGCGAGCAAAGGAATTTGAAGAAGCACATGAGAATGTAAAGGTAACGGTGGAACACATCGTAAAAACCGGTGAGGGTAGCGGATATAATGATCGATTAAACGCAGCAATCACTACGGGAGATTTACCGGATGTCATCACGCTAGAAAGCGTACATACGGCATCCTACGTCGACTCAGATCTTCTTTTGCCTTTAGATGAAAATCTAGACCAGGCTACTATTGACTCATACTTAGATGCAATTGTAAATGCAGGTAGTGTAGGCGATCATCTTTATGCGTTACAATCCTTTGATTTATCTTCACCTGTTTTCTATAACCCCGATATTTTTAAAGCTGCTGGAATAGAGATTCCTGCTGATGAAAATGGAAATTGGACACTAGACTTGGCTTGGAATTACGATGAGTTTATAAAGAATGCTAAGATCCTTAAAGATTTTATGGGGCAAGAGCCTGTGCATATGTTCCCTGATAACAGCGGATGGCAAATGTATGCGCATTCACCCATTATCTTCTCTAATAACGGCCAATTAGTTGGAGAAAATGGATTAGATACAGATGGTTATTTAAATAGCAAACAAACGATGGAAGCTTTCAAGTTTATGGAGACTCTTTTTAGAGAGGGAATTGTTTCTCCGACTGTTCGAGAAAATGCCTTTGCTTTAGAAAAAGCAGCCATTAGTTTTGAAGGTCCTTGGATGATTGATGTATTAACAAAAGAGTATCCTGATTTGAATTGGTCATTGATGCCATATCCATATGGAAAAGAAGGTCATCAATCAGCACCACATGGAAGCTGGTATGTAGCTGCTACAAAAGCGACAAAATACCCAGAACTCACATCTGAACTCGTTGCTCATTTAACAAATAAGGATAGTGCTAAGGCGATGGAAGAAGCTGCAGGACTGATCCCTGGTCATGAAGAGTTACTTGCTTCTTCGGAAAAATATAGTGAGTATCCTAGAAAGCTAATGTTAGATCAGTTAGTAGAGACTGAACATGTGAAACCGAAATCACCAATCTTTCCAGTGCTTGAAGATGTACTCGGTGATATTGTGGAAGGAATAGCGTTAGAAACAGATTCTGTTGAGAATTTAGTTGAGGATGCGATTGAAAAAGCCGAAAGAGAGGCCGCTAGATTTAAGTAA
- a CDS encoding glycoside hydrolase family 32 protein — MTIQTKAINKTYRHNYHLMPECGWMNDPNGFSYFNNEYHLFYQHYPYDTVWGPMHWAHAVSSDLIKWNHKEIALKPGEDYDRNGVFSGSGIQVGNEHWLYYTGHIDSLLDDVYDKDFKKKPYSQNQETIPFIRQVQCLAKSVDGETYEKYENNPVITSDQVPTGIRVEDFRDPKVWPYQNQLYMVVGAKSREHIGHVLFYTSKDGLSWEYLNQLSLGKDYGTVWECPDVFELDGKHVLLFSPQEKPRVGNRFENVHSTMALIGEFDYSTGEFKVESEQELDEGFDFYAPQSLLTAEGKRVIIAWMNMWERSYPLHELGHGWNGSMTLPRELSIKNGRLIQKPYHRIEAYQRNGVEQKDFTINGIYQNTSLNGNSQRLDIQFEMTESNQFTIEFFKDTNEKLSLLFDKSKNEIVLDRSESEYVIENTGTKKDFIRSQWIDLSNPVHLSIFLDVSSIEIFVNNGEQVFTSLYFSKELSERILFHSQGTTQVNTVMKWEIV, encoded by the coding sequence ATGACCATACAAACGAAAGCAATTAATAAAACGTATCGACATAATTATCATCTAATGCCTGAGTGTGGATGGATGAATGACCCAAATGGATTTTCATATTTTAATAATGAATATCACCTTTTCTATCAGCATTATCCTTATGATACCGTTTGGGGTCCCATGCATTGGGCGCATGCAGTAAGCTCGGATCTTATCAAATGGAATCACAAAGAAATTGCATTAAAACCAGGTGAAGATTATGACCGAAATGGTGTTTTTTCAGGTTCTGGAATTCAAGTGGGGAATGAACATTGGCTATATTATACGGGCCATATTGATTCCCTGCTCGATGATGTCTATGATAAGGATTTTAAAAAGAAACCATATTCTCAAAACCAAGAAACCATTCCCTTTATTAGACAGGTACAGTGTCTAGCAAAATCGGTAGATGGGGAAACTTACGAAAAGTATGAGAATAACCCTGTTATTACATCTGACCAGGTTCCAACAGGAATCAGAGTTGAAGATTTCAGAGACCCCAAAGTGTGGCCCTATCAGAATCAGCTTTATATGGTGGTTGGAGCAAAAAGTAGGGAGCATATCGGCCATGTATTATTCTATACGTCCAAGGATGGTTTGAGTTGGGAATATCTGAATCAGTTGTCACTAGGTAAGGATTATGGAACGGTATGGGAATGTCCCGATGTATTTGAACTGGATGGCAAACATGTTTTGTTATTTTCACCTCAGGAAAAACCGCGTGTAGGAAATAGGTTTGAAAATGTGCATTCGACAATGGCTTTAATAGGGGAGTTTGATTACTCAACAGGTGAATTTAAAGTGGAGAGTGAGCAAGAACTTGATGAGGGCTTTGACTTTTATGCACCACAGTCCCTATTAACTGCTGAAGGAAAAAGAGTGATTATCGCCTGGATGAATATGTGGGAAAGAAGCTATCCCTTGCATGAGCTAGGGCATGGCTGGAACGGCTCAATGACACTTCCAAGAGAATTATCAATCAAAAATGGAAGGCTTATTCAAAAGCCTTATCATAGAATAGAAGCCTATCAAAGAAATGGTGTAGAACAGAAGGATTTTACGATCAATGGAATTTACCAGAATACTAGTCTGAATGGCAATAGTCAAAGACTAGATATTCAGTTTGAGATGACAGAAAGCAATCAGTTTACCATTGAGTTTTTCAAAGATACAAATGAAAAACTATCCTTACTATTTGATAAGAGTAAAAATGAAATCGTTTTAGATCGAAGTGAGTCAGAATATGTCATTGAAAATACGGGGACCAAAAAGGATTTTATCAGAAGTCAGTGGATTGATTTATCCAATCCGGTGCACCTGTCGATCTTTCTAGATGTGTCATCGATTGAGATTTTTGTCAACAACGGTGAACAGGTATTTACCTCGTTATATTTTTCAAAGGAATTAAGTGAAAGAATTTTATTCCATTCTCAAGGTACGACACAAGTGAATACGGTTATGAAATGGGAGATTGTTTAG
- a CDS encoding HD-GYP domain-containing protein — protein sequence MLTEGSLSLQLVGSVLAEDVFAKNKSIPLLRKGTVLNERHIFVLQSHLNHNNLRLETCSINQPSISVEKLEQNYKESLGQLQSIFEDLEATINGSAYNQPLQKLEHMYTPMLNTIVAEDEHFELLKLLRKDDEFTYVHSLNVAVVSSIIGKLLAMDKAEILLLGETGILHDIGKLAIPLSVLKKNGKLDPEEWELIRNHTVEGVQILKKMGETRSKVIMGTLMHHERLDGSGYPYGVREDVIPFHAQIISVADTYDAITAVRPYKGEQSPIVAVMILMEETAKGKFNSAITVPFTKYLMDQFIGKKVVLNTGEQGTIITVYEDMPHCPLVYLGDNHYVDLRYDFTRSLKDVVSY from the coding sequence ATGTTAACAGAGGGGAGTCTTTCCTTACAATTAGTAGGATCGGTGCTAGCGGAAGATGTGTTTGCAAAGAACAAATCGATTCCACTTCTAAGAAAAGGCACGGTATTAAACGAAAGACATATCTTTGTTTTACAAAGTCACTTGAATCATAATAATTTACGCTTGGAAACTTGTTCAATTAATCAACCGTCTATTAGTGTTGAAAAACTAGAGCAGAACTATAAGGAATCTCTTGGGCAGTTACAATCGATATTTGAAGATTTGGAAGCAACCATAAATGGTAGCGCTTACAACCAACCGTTACAAAAGCTCGAGCATATGTATACACCGATGCTGAATACGATTGTAGCGGAAGATGAGCATTTCGAGCTACTCAAGCTTCTTAGGAAAGATGATGAGTTTACATATGTTCATTCCTTAAATGTAGCCGTCGTCTCTTCCATTATCGGAAAGCTATTGGCTATGGATAAAGCAGAAATACTCCTTCTTGGCGAAACAGGGATTTTGCATGATATCGGCAAGCTTGCGATCCCACTTTCAGTTTTAAAAAAGAACGGAAAACTAGATCCTGAAGAATGGGAGCTTATCCGAAACCATACGGTTGAGGGGGTACAAATCCTGAAGAAAATGGGTGAGACTCGCTCGAAGGTGATTATGGGAACACTTATGCATCATGAAAGATTAGACGGTTCGGGGTATCCTTATGGAGTTCGAGAGGATGTTATCCCTTTTCATGCCCAAATCATCTCGGTTGCAGATACGTATGACGCCATCACAGCGGTCCGTCCGTATAAGGGGGAACAGTCACCGATCGTTGCTGTCATGATTTTAATGGAGGAAACCGCAAAGGGAAAGTTCAACTCAGCGATTACAGTACCTTTTACCAAATACTTAATGGATCAGTTTATTGGAAAAAAAGTCGTGTTAAATACAGGGGAGCAGGGGACAATCATAACGGTTTACGAGGATATGCCACATTGTCCACTTGTGTATTTGGGAGATAATCATTATGTGGATTTACGTTATGACTTCACACGCTCATTAAAGGATGTTGTTTCATATTAA
- a CDS encoding alpha/beta hydrolase: protein MAETYPVIEGAEEFFFKGSEVGVLISHGFLGTPQSVRYIGEEFARLGYSVLAPRLKGHGTHYKDMEACSYHDWFSSLEKAYLQLKQQCSHIFVIGQSMGGTLSLRLAHRHKEIKGLILINAALEVPSYEYLKGKVEPRFLNESEPDIHAKNVHEITYPKVPLKAVHELQKVMEDTLSILPEIESPVLGIRSSVDHVVPPENTDYILQTVRSANKERLILPNSFHVASMDYDKGQIVRSGHQFIQQLVAKELVLS from the coding sequence ATGGCAGAAACATATCCGGTTATCGAGGGCGCGGAAGAATTTTTCTTCAAGGGAAGTGAAGTTGGAGTACTTATTTCTCATGGGTTTCTTGGTACACCTCAAAGCGTACGGTATATTGGGGAAGAGTTTGCAAGATTAGGGTACTCGGTGTTAGCTCCTAGATTAAAGGGACACGGAACTCACTATAAAGATATGGAAGCTTGCTCTTATCATGACTGGTTCTCTTCATTAGAAAAAGCCTATTTACAATTAAAACAACAGTGTTCACATATTTTTGTTATCGGGCAGTCAATGGGTGGAACACTATCTCTTCGTTTAGCCCATCGTCACAAAGAAATAAAGGGGCTCATTTTAATAAATGCTGCTTTGGAAGTTCCATCCTACGAATATTTAAAAGGCAAGGTTGAACCAAGGTTTCTAAATGAGTCAGAACCAGATATTCATGCAAAGAATGTTCATGAAATTACTTATCCAAAGGTACCATTAAAAGCGGTTCATGAACTACAAAAGGTCATGGAGGATACTTTAAGCATCCTACCTGAGATAGAGAGCCCGGTTTTAGGTATCCGTTCAAGTGTGGACCATGTTGTCCCACCTGAAAATACCGATTATATTCTTCAAACGGTACGATCTGCTAATAAGGAAAGGCTCATATTACCAAACTCTTTCCATGTAGCATCTATGGATTATGATAAAGGTCAAATTGTAAGAAGTGGACATCAGTTTATTCAACAGTTAGTAGCGAAGGAACTGGTGTTAAGTTAA
- a CDS encoding LacI family DNA-binding transcriptional regulator — MATIKDVAKLAGVGLGTASRVINESGYVSEETKKKVRDAIKKLGYVPNETARAFVTQDNKTVALFLPSIHHAFFSELAFYIEDELDKKGYKMILCNSTGQKEKELKYISMLKQNKVSGIIGISYNSIESEINHSMPIVLVDRHIGEIPYVSSDNYGGGKMALQVLKETGCNHVAYIGTYSKTIFTEVEKRKKGFEDAAKETGINYTLYIEEDPIKDQTSFLNTFLDNYKNIDGVFVENDMMALELVQLAQDRSIRIPEELSIIGYDGIQTYAMFRPKLATIRQPVELMGRSLVDLLIKKVNGEQVTPEIHPVQFLKGETTR, encoded by the coding sequence ATGGCAACCATAAAGGACGTAGCAAAATTAGCTGGAGTAGGCTTAGGAACAGCGTCACGGGTTATTAATGAGTCTGGTTATGTAAGTGAAGAAACGAAAAAAAAGGTACGAGATGCTATAAAAAAATTAGGATATGTTCCAAATGAAACGGCAAGAGCATTCGTGACTCAAGATAACAAAACGGTTGCGTTATTTCTGCCTTCTATTCATCATGCCTTCTTTTCTGAGTTGGCCTTCTATATAGAAGATGAGCTTGATAAAAAGGGCTACAAAATGATTCTCTGTAATTCTACTGGTCAGAAAGAAAAGGAGCTAAAGTATATAAGCATGCTTAAGCAAAATAAAGTCTCGGGGATTATTGGGATTTCATATAACTCAATAGAAAGTGAAATCAATCATTCGATGCCTATTGTTTTAGTTGATCGCCATATTGGAGAGATACCATATGTTTCAAGTGATAATTATGGTGGTGGTAAGATGGCTCTACAGGTGTTGAAAGAAACTGGGTGTAACCATGTGGCATATATAGGGACTTACTCAAAAACCATTTTTACTGAAGTAGAAAAAAGGAAAAAAGGCTTTGAAGATGCGGCGAAGGAAACCGGAATAAACTATACACTTTATATTGAAGAGGATCCGATAAAGGACCAGACATCTTTTTTAAATACATTCTTAGATAATTACAAGAATATTGATGGGGTCTTTGTTGAGAATGATATGATGGCATTGGAACTCGTACAACTTGCACAGGATAGAAGTATACGTATTCCTGAAGAGCTTTCCATTATAGGGTATGATGGTATTCAAACGTATGCCATGTTTAGACCAAAGCTTGCTACCATTAGGCAACCGGTCGAATTAATGGGGAGAAGTTTAGTGGATCTGTTAATCAAAAAAGTAAATGGAGAACAGGTGACACCTGAGATCCATCCCGTACAGTTTTTAAAGGGTGAAACAACACGGTAA
- a CDS encoding carbohydrate ABC transporter permease, with the protein MNKIRRRNNKDGFLGFLLSSKFLFLLPAFVLIGVFVIYPLFLAVGYSFTDYYLLKPDNISFVGFDNYKGIVEDKYAKQSFFNSTKYVIFIVPLQVALSLFLAILIAKKSKVNTFFRTAFFSPYILSIIVVSLLWKNILDPKLGIVNVFLAELGFAKQEFFANPDLALQTISFIILWQGISFQMLIIMAALQEIPSSLYEAADIEGANAWQKFRYITVPSIKDQLVFVLIVVTTGTFKIIIEPLVLTNGGPQGSTSSILLYMFEQGTRYRQIGYSSAITVVFALLLILIAFVQRKLVKEE; encoded by the coding sequence ATGAACAAGATCAGAAGAAGAAACAATAAGGATGGATTTCTTGGGTTCCTTTTAAGTAGTAAATTTCTGTTTTTACTTCCTGCATTTGTTTTAATCGGTGTGTTTGTTATTTATCCACTATTTCTCGCAGTTGGCTATTCCTTTACCGATTATTATCTTTTGAAACCAGATAATATCTCATTCGTCGGATTTGATAATTACAAGGGGATTGTGGAAGACAAATATGCAAAGCAATCTTTCTTTAACTCTACCAAATATGTCATTTTTATTGTGCCTCTACAAGTCGCATTGTCCTTATTTTTAGCCATTCTCATTGCGAAAAAATCAAAAGTGAATACCTTTTTTAGAACGGCATTCTTTTCACCATACATTTTATCTATTATCGTAGTCTCCTTATTATGGAAAAATATCTTGGATCCCAAACTAGGTATTGTAAATGTATTTCTAGCTGAGTTAGGCTTTGCGAAACAGGAATTCTTCGCTAATCCAGATTTAGCACTCCAAACCATTTCATTTATTATTCTTTGGCAAGGGATAAGCTTTCAAATGTTAATCATCATGGCTGCCCTTCAGGAAATTCCATCATCCTTGTATGAAGCAGCCGATATAGAAGGTGCGAATGCTTGGCAAAAGTTTAGGTATATTACTGTTCCAAGTATAAAGGATCAGCTTGTTTTTGTACTCATTGTCGTGACTACAGGGACATTTAAAATCATTATTGAACCACTAGTGTTAACAAATGGAGGTCCCCAAGGCAGTACATCTAGCATTCTTTTATATATGTTTGAACAAGGAACTAGATACCGCCAAATCGGCTATTCAAGTGCCATCACCGTTGTATTCGCATTACTATTGATTCTTATCGCATTTGTTCAAAGAAAATTGGTTAAGGAGGAATAA
- a CDS encoding carbohydrate ABC transporter permease: protein MKTFNVIKFLKIFLLIAFTILFLFPTVWMFVSSTKSVAEISREIGTIHSFIPNFSNVSSWLDAYKEMFSRFNFGLHFFNSVLYSCVIVFGSLLVNSLAGYALATFDIPFKKYITATLLILIIFPFQSVLIQIFIIINEMNLTNTVWGLALPHIGSAFNIFLFMVFFKKIPKELRESAYMDGASDWQIFTKIAVPISKPIFMTIGILVFVGSWNDYVWPLMVFTETNKYPLSVAVNIMNETKPIYLNQVMAGLTVTTIPILFVYIFGQKYIMPQNSTTGIK, encoded by the coding sequence TTGAAGACATTTAATGTGATTAAATTTTTAAAGATTTTTCTATTAATTGCATTTACGATTCTGTTCTTATTCCCCACTGTCTGGATGTTTGTAAGTAGTACGAAATCGGTAGCAGAAATCTCAAGAGAAATTGGAACAATTCATAGTTTTATACCTAATTTCAGTAACGTGAGCTCCTGGTTAGACGCTTATAAGGAAATGTTCAGCAGATTTAATTTTGGGCTTCATTTCTTTAATAGTGTTCTATATAGTTGTGTAATTGTTTTCGGTAGTTTATTGGTTAACTCACTTGCGGGATATGCGTTGGCTACCTTTGATATTCCTTTTAAAAAGTATATTACTGCCACTTTACTTATTTTAATCATCTTCCCGTTTCAGTCTGTTCTCATCCAAATATTCATTATCATCAATGAAATGAACCTTACGAACACGGTTTGGGGATTAGCATTACCACATATCGGAAGTGCCTTTAATATCTTCCTCTTTATGGTATTTTTCAAGAAGATTCCTAAAGAGCTAAGAGAGTCGGCCTATATGGACGGTGCTTCGGACTGGCAAATATTCACGAAAATTGCTGTTCCCATCTCAAAACCAATCTTCATGACGATTGGCATACTGGTTTTTGTTGGTTCCTGGAATGATTATGTATGGCCTCTTATGGTTTTTACGGAAACAAACAAATATCCATTATCAGTAGCTGTAAATATTATGAACGAAACGAAACCGATCTACTTAAACCAGGTGATGGCGGGGCTAACCGTTACCACGATTCCCATTCTATTCGTTTATATCTTTGGCCAAAAATACATTATGCCACAAAACTCAACAACTGGAATTAAATAA